The following proteins are encoded in a genomic region of Triticum dicoccoides isolate Atlit2015 ecotype Zavitan chromosome 1B, WEW_v2.0, whole genome shotgun sequence:
- the LOC119304400 gene encoding shugoshin-1-like, which yields METAVLAPQQANPAQAAVAQTRNAATMAAMRKLGAAGATSARRKTLCDITNLRRPLAAAAADELQQDGSRCTDGVDGIARLIKENSDLVKLLEERDKVIELSGAEVQNLRLANWQLAQANSQMLAELNLGKNRLKLLQHELTCSRAALRVKSSELEEAKKALKSSRLQQQKSANETARHLVADRAAAAAAQLKDGDAEPASDASRAASAKKSTCNASRKRLLRSRSLGPAVAPTKLVAASKERESAQRRKSMRTPQPSGRREDLFETEDVQLTAGGGDDRKETSWELDSSVQFPRRSSLGRPLRRATEKVTSYKEMPVNIKLRRP from the exons ATGGAGACCGCCGTTCTCGCGCCCCAGCAGGCCAACCCGGCTCAAGCGGCGGTGGCGCAGACCAGGAACGCGGCGACCATGGCCGCCATGCGGAAGCTTGGCGCCGCCGGTGCCAcatcggcgaggaggaagacgctcTGCGACATCACCAATCTGAGGCggccgctggcggcggcggcggccgatgaGTTGCAGCAGGACGGGTCGAGGTGCACGGACGGCGTGGATGGAATCGCGCGGTTGATCAAG GAGAATTCGGATCTGGTGAAGCTCCTGGAGGAGCGAGA CAAAGTCATAGAGTTGAGCGGGGCTGAAGTACAGAATCTGCGGCTGGCAAACTGGCAGCTTGCGCAGGCTAATTCCCAGATGTTAGCA GAGCTAAATCTTGGCAAAAATAGG CTGAAATTGCTACAACATGAGCTTACGTGCTCCAGAGCTGCCCTCAGAGTAAAATCATCGGAACTTGAG GAGGCAAAGAAAGCGCTGAAGAGCAGCAGACTCCAGCAACAGAAGAGCGCGAACGAGACGGCGCGGCACTTGGTCGCCGACAGAGCTGCAGCTGCAGCTGCACAGCTCAAGGATGGAGACGCAGAGCCCGCTTCGGATGCGTCGCGCGCCGCCAGTGCCAAGAAGTCTACCTGCAACGCCAGCCGGAAGAGGCTGCTGAGATCTCGAT CTCTGGGCCCTGCGGTGGCGCCGACGAAGCTGGTGGCGGCGTCCAAGGAGAGGGAGAGCGCACAGAGACG CAAGTCCATGAGAACGCCTCAGCCGAGTGGGCGCAGGGAAGACTTGTTCGAGACAGAGGACGTTCAGCTCACCGCCGGCGGTGGAGATGACAGGAAGGAGACGTCGTGGGAGCTGGATTCGTCGGTGCAGTTCCCACGCAGGTCGTCGCTGGGGAGGCCGCTCCGGCGGGCCACAGAGAAGGTCACCTCCTACAAGGAGATGCCTGTCAACATTAAGCTTAGGAGGCCCTAA